In one Mycobacterium heckeshornense genomic region, the following are encoded:
- a CDS encoding 2'-5' RNA ligase family protein — protein MVHSIELVFNADTEAAIRRIWNDLAAAGIPSQAPASRPHATLVVAERIEPEVDALLAAVARRLPPECVIGAPLLFGRGKAVLARLVVPTTELLSVHAEVYRLSLPHLAPAPMPNCLPGHWTAHITLARRVGGAQLGRALRIAARPSEIAGGIAGLRRWDGTKKAEYMIA, from the coding sequence ATGGTTCACTCGATCGAGCTGGTGTTCAACGCCGACACCGAGGCGGCGATTCGCCGCATCTGGAACGACCTCGCCGCTGCCGGCATCCCCAGCCAGGCACCGGCCAGCCGCCCGCACGCGACGCTGGTGGTTGCCGAACGCATCGAGCCCGAGGTGGACGCGCTGCTGGCCGCCGTCGCCCGGCGGTTGCCGCCGGAGTGTGTCATCGGCGCGCCGCTGCTGTTCGGCCGCGGCAAGGCGGTGCTGGCGCGGCTGGTCGTTCCGACAACCGAGTTGCTGAGCGTGCATGCCGAGGTGTATCGGCTGTCCCTGCCGCACCTGGCGCCCGCGCCGATGCCCAACTGCCTGCCGGGCCATTGGACCGCGCACATCACGCTGGCCAGACGGGTCGGCGGGGCCCAGCTGGGGCGCGCGCTGCGCATCGCCGCACGACCGTCGGAGATCGCCGGCGGCATCGCGGGGCTGCGCCGCTGGGACGGCACCAAGAAGGCCGAGTACATGATCGCCTGA
- the bioD gene encoding dethiobiotin synthase — translation MTILLVTGTDTGVGKTIATAALACHARQAGIDVAVCKPVQTGTDAGDDDLAVVARLSGVTRLAGLARYPQPLAPAAAADHAGMSLPTRDDLLGLVRGADSPTRLTLVEGAGGLLVELARNGVTLRDLAADLDAAVLLVTRCELGTLNHTALTLEALAAQGVSCAGLVIGSWPARPATVHVSNRCVLAKLAPVRAALPASAGTMDAAEFAAMSARVFDRDWVSALVG, via the coding sequence TTGACAATCCTGCTCGTCACCGGCACCGACACCGGGGTGGGCAAGACGATCGCCACCGCGGCGCTGGCCTGTCACGCGCGCCAAGCCGGCATCGATGTGGCGGTATGCAAACCGGTGCAGACCGGCACGGACGCCGGCGACGACGACCTTGCCGTGGTGGCCCGGTTATCCGGGGTCACGCGGCTGGCCGGTCTGGCGCGCTATCCACAGCCACTGGCGCCGGCGGCGGCCGCCGACCACGCCGGCATGAGCCTGCCCACCCGCGACGACCTGCTGGGCCTGGTCCGCGGCGCCGACAGCCCGACACGGTTGACCCTGGTCGAAGGCGCGGGCGGGCTGCTGGTGGAACTGGCTCGCAACGGTGTCACGTTGCGCGACCTCGCCGCCGACCTCGACGCGGCAGTGCTGCTGGTGACCCGTTGCGAGCTAGGCACCCTCAACCATACCGCGCTGACATTGGAAGCCCTTGCAGCCCAAGGCGTTTCGTGTGCCGGACTGGTGATCGGCAGCTGGCCTGCCCGGCCGGCGACCGTGCATGTCTCCAACCGGTGCGTGCTGGCGAAGCTGGCACCGGTGCGCGCCGCGCTGCCGGCCTCGGCCGGGACGATGGACGCTGCGGAGTTCGCCGCCATGAGCGCGCGGGTTTTCGACAGGGACTGGGTGAGCGCGCTGGTCGGCTGA